The Acidobacteriota bacterium genome has a segment encoding these proteins:
- a CDS encoding pilus assembly PilX N-terminal domain-containing protein — MPSIRNFGHRSSKERGSGLVLAILLVMVMTVLGLGLVFVSEVERDIAIHDQQAKLAREIARSALTHAKFMLVEALVDGEIDNDLKGAPEPGVTVPPKYLCINEDAPSENECRGCLRTTDFMQCKAGEQRMQAVPLYDYYQDVFLFMRPYLEKSEPFFTPTSAPGPTVKGYFSVWIRNNPNDTDPDDPLAASKAGTDLDGDFVLIAEAWVKKHPEPFSDNTNYWFDKWLAGGGDAEVATQGTPENPIVARIVIMEVITQKDPPRLTYSGRNIDLHNTNTIYAAG, encoded by the coding sequence ATGCCGTCAATTAGGAATTTTGGACATCGGTCATCGAAGGAGCGCGGCTCTGGACTCGTCCTGGCCATTTTGCTCGTGATGGTCATGACGGTGCTGGGGCTCGGGCTGGTTTTTGTTTCCGAGGTGGAGCGCGACATCGCCATCCATGACCAGCAGGCAAAACTCGCGCGGGAGATCGCCCGCTCCGCTCTCACGCATGCCAAGTTCATGCTCGTCGAGGCGCTCGTCGACGGCGAGATAGACAACGATCTCAAGGGCGCGCCGGAGCCGGGAGTAACGGTTCCGCCCAAGTATCTTTGCATCAACGAAGATGCGCCTTCCGAGAACGAATGCCGAGGCTGCCTGCGCACGACGGACTTCATGCAGTGCAAAGCCGGCGAACAACGCATGCAGGCCGTTCCGCTTTACGATTACTACCAAGACGTTTTCCTGTTCATGCGCCCCTATCTCGAAAAGAGCGAGCCCTTCTTTACGCCTACCTCGGCGCCGGGGCCGACCGTCAAGGGCTATTTCTCAGTCTGGATTCGCAACAACCCAAACGACACGGACCCCGACGATCCCTTAGCGGCCAGCAAGGCGGGCACTGATTTGGACGGCGATTTTGTTCTTATCGCCGAGGCCTGGGTCAAGAAGCACCCCGAGCCTTTTAGCGATAATACTAACTATTGGTTCGACAAGTGGCTTGCGGGAGGCGGCGACGCGGAAGTGGCGACCCAGGGCACGCCCGAGAATCCCATCGTGGCGCGCATAGTTATCATGGAAGTCATCACGCAGAAGGACCCTCCCCGGCTCACGTATTCGGGCCGCAACATTGACCTTCACAACACGAACACCATCTATGCCGCTGGTTAA